The following coding sequences are from one Novosphingobium sp. KACC 22771 window:
- a CDS encoding tetratricopeptide repeat protein: MKLSLSRFAVAVALALPVAGAGVMVAAPAMAAPAGPDLSKPFLAVGVPFQTALEKVKKAPSPEGIADLRAQYEKVLAAATKPDDKFTAGNWGIQLGSLAKDDALQGKGIQLMVDSGKTPPELLPKLHFALAQMALQAKDNAGARKNLDASIAAGNKDAEPHVWLAEINFEEKQTKAGFDELNKAIEIAGTAAPENWYRRGLGFAYEARDYAQAVNFSTKLVKAYPVTKSWSAAIAVLRDLGQLPSQDTIDLMRLMARTNSWAEERDYGEFVQAADARRNPGEVKAVIEAGVAAGKLDASKTFYAEALKTANSRIGPDKASLPGFEKDARAANATVATVSGAADAFLSYGESAKAADLYKIALGKPGVDKPVVLTRLGIAQVDAGDYAGAQASFAQVEGPRKPMAELWSLYAAQKAAGK; the protein is encoded by the coding sequence ATGAAGCTTTCCCTTTCGCGCTTTGCTGTGGCCGTGGCGCTGGCTTTGCCCGTGGCGGGCGCTGGCGTGATGGTGGCGGCCCCCGCCATGGCGGCGCCTGCTGGTCCCGATCTTTCCAAGCCGTTTCTGGCTGTTGGCGTGCCGTTCCAGACCGCTCTGGAAAAGGTGAAGAAGGCGCCCAGCCCCGAAGGCATTGCCGATCTGCGCGCGCAGTATGAAAAGGTTCTCGCCGCCGCCACCAAGCCCGATGACAAGTTCACGGCGGGCAACTGGGGCATCCAGCTGGGCAGCCTGGCCAAGGACGATGCGCTTCAGGGCAAGGGCATCCAGTTGATGGTCGACAGCGGCAAGACCCCGCCCGAACTGCTTCCCAAGCTGCACTTTGCGCTGGCCCAGATGGCGCTGCAGGCCAAGGACAATGCGGGCGCCCGCAAGAATCTGGACGCCTCGATCGCGGCGGGCAACAAGGATGCCGAGCCGCATGTGTGGCTGGCCGAAATCAATTTTGAGGAAAAGCAGACCAAGGCCGGTTTTGACGAGCTGAACAAGGCCATCGAAATCGCCGGGACGGCGGCGCCGGAAAACTGGTATCGTCGCGGTCTGGGCTTTGCCTATGAAGCGCGCGATTATGCTCAGGCGGTGAATTTCTCGACCAAGCTGGTCAAGGCCTATCCCGTTACCAAGAGCTGGTCGGCCGCGATTGCCGTGCTGCGCGATCTGGGCCAGCTGCCCTCGCAGGACACGATTGACCTGATGCGCCTGATGGCACGCACCAACAGCTGGGCCGAAGAGCGCGACTATGGCGAATTCGTGCAGGCCGCTGACGCGCGCCGCAACCCGGGCGAAGTGAAGGCTGTGATCGAAGCGGGCGTTGCCGCAGGCAAGCTCGATGCGTCCAAGACCTTCTATGCCGAAGCTTTGAAGACCGCCAATAGCCGTATCGGCCCGGACAAGGCCTCGCTGCCCGGTTTTGAAAAGGATGCGCGCGCCGCCAACGCCACGGTTGCCACGGTTTCGGGCGCGGCTGATGCGTTCCTGTCCTATGGCGAATCGGCCAAGGCTGCCGACCTGTACAAGATCGCTCTGGGCAAGCCGGGCGTGGACAAGCCGGTCGTGCTGACCCGTCTGGGCATCGCGCAGGTGGATGCAGGCGATTACGCCGGTGCGCAGGCCTCCTTCGCGCAGGTCGAAGGGCCGCGTAAGCCGATGGCCGAACTCTGGTCGCTCTATGCGGCGCAGAAGGCTGCCGGCAAGTAA
- the gyrA gene encoding DNA gyrase subunit A: MSDETTLSASPMGEFTRVDIVDEMKTSYLDYAMSVIVARALPDVRDGLKPVHRRILWTCHENGFTHQKAYRKSARIVGDAMGKYHPHGDAAIYDALARMTQDWSMRLPLIDGQGNFGSMDPDPPASMRYTEARLAKVADSLLADIDKNTVDFVDNYDGSESEPQALPARFPNLLVNGAGGIAVGMATNIPPHNLGEVIDGALATIDNPAITTDELMKIIPGPDFPTAPLILGQGGARNAYNTGRGSIIMRCRHEIETGRNDRRSIVLTSIPYQVGKSGLVEKIAEAAKDKRIEGISDIRDESNREGVRVVVDLKRDATPEVVLNQIWRNTPAQSSFPANMLAIRGGRPEVLGLKDILTSFIAFREEVITRRTKFELNKARDRAHILLGLVIAVTNLDEVVRIIRGSPNPGAARAALSAREWPMGEIASYIRLVEAIEEGSDELSAPTYRLSETQVKAILDLRLHRLTALGRDEIGDELEELAKAIAEYLSILADRAKLYGVIRQELIEVRAAFATPRVSEITAAADGIDDEDLIERDDMVVTVTMDGYIKRTPLSTFRAQARGGKGRAGMATKEEDAVGTMFVTTTHNPVLFFSTAGKVYRLKVYKLPEGGPATRGRPIVNMLPALDKDETIATVLPLPEDEADWGALSVVFATAKGNIRRNSMDAFANIPSNGKFAMRFEEGDDDRLIGVALLSQDDDVLLASRQGKAIRFAADEVREFTSRTSTGVRGMLLKGDDEVISLSILHRVGTSSEEREDYLKFAPWKGEKEGEPSISAERMAELAAREEFILTVCTNGYGKLSSAYEYRRTGRGGQGITNIDNIARNGEVVASFPAVQADQLMLVTDQAKMIRLPLSSLRVIGRGSAGVRLFNVADNEHVVSAVRLAESEDEGGEDIAPEEAAGE, encoded by the coding sequence GTGAGCGACGAAACCACCTTGTCCGCCAGCCCCATGGGCGAATTTACCCGCGTCGATATCGTCGACGAGATGAAGACCAGCTACCTCGATTACGCGATGAGCGTGATCGTGGCGCGCGCGCTGCCCGATGTGCGCGATGGTTTGAAGCCTGTGCATCGCCGCATCCTGTGGACCTGCCACGAGAACGGCTTTACGCATCAAAAGGCCTATCGCAAATCGGCGCGTATCGTGGGCGACGCGATGGGCAAGTATCACCCGCATGGCGACGCGGCGATCTATGACGCGCTGGCGCGCATGACGCAGGACTGGTCGATGCGCCTGCCGCTGATCGATGGTCAGGGCAACTTCGGCTCCATGGACCCCGATCCGCCGGCCTCGATGCGCTATACCGAAGCGCGTCTGGCCAAGGTGGCCGACAGCCTGCTGGCCGATATCGACAAGAACACCGTCGATTTCGTCGACAACTATGACGGGTCGGAGAGCGAGCCGCAGGCCCTGCCCGCGCGCTTCCCCAATCTGCTGGTCAATGGCGCGGGCGGCATTGCGGTGGGCATGGCCACCAACATTCCACCGCATAACCTAGGCGAAGTGATCGATGGCGCGCTGGCCACCATCGACAATCCCGCGATCACCACTGACGAGCTGATGAAGATCATTCCGGGGCCGGACTTTCCCACCGCCCCGCTGATCCTGGGTCAGGGCGGCGCGCGCAACGCCTATAACACCGGGCGCGGCAGCATCATCATGCGTTGCCGCCACGAGATCGAGACCGGTCGCAATGACCGCCGCTCGATCGTCCTGACCTCGATCCCCTATCAGGTGGGCAAGTCGGGCCTTGTCGAAAAGATCGCCGAGGCGGCCAAGGACAAGCGCATCGAGGGCATTTCCGACATCCGCGACGAATCGAACCGCGAAGGCGTGCGCGTCGTCGTGGATCTCAAGCGCGATGCCACGCCCGAAGTGGTGCTCAACCAGATCTGGCGCAACACGCCCGCGCAGTCCTCCTTCCCCGCGAATATGCTGGCCATCCGTGGCGGCCGTCCGGAAGTGCTGGGGCTGAAGGACATCCTCACCTCCTTCATCGCCTTCCGCGAAGAAGTGATTACCCGCCGCACCAAGTTTGAACTGAACAAGGCGCGCGACCGGGCGCATATCTTGCTGGGTCTGGTGATCGCGGTCACCAATCTGGACGAGGTGGTCCGCATCATCCGCGGCTCGCCCAATCCGGGCGCGGCGCGTGCGGCCCTGTCGGCGCGCGAATGGCCGATGGGTGAAATCGCCTCCTATATCCGTTTGGTCGAAGCCATTGAAGAAGGCAGCGACGAGCTTTCGGCGCCGACCTATCGCTTGTCCGAGACCCAAGTGAAGGCCATCCTCGACCTGCGCCTGCACCGCCTGACGGCGCTGGGCCGCGACGAAATCGGCGACGAGCTGGAAGAACTGGCCAAGGCGATTGCCGAATATCTCTCGATTCTGGCCGACCGGGCCAAGCTCTATGGCGTGATCCGTCAGGAGCTGATCGAGGTGCGCGCCGCTTTCGCCACGCCGCGCGTGTCGGAAATCACCGCCGCCGCCGACGGTATTGATGATGAAGACCTGATCGAGCGCGACGACATGGTCGTGACCGTGACCATGGACGGCTATATCAAGCGCACGCCTTTGAGCACCTTCCGCGCGCAGGCGCGCGGCGGCAAGGGCCGTGCAGGCATGGCCACCAAGGAAGAGGATGCCGTGGGGACGATGTTCGTCACCACCACCCATAATCCGGTGCTGTTCTTCTCGACCGCGGGCAAGGTCTATCGCCTCAAAGTCTATAAGCTGCCCGAAGGCGGCCCGGCCACGCGCGGGCGTCCGATCGTCAACATGCTGCCCGCGCTGGACAAGGATGAGACGATCGCCACCGTGCTGCCGCTGCCCGAGGATGAGGCGGATTGGGGCGCTCTGTCGGTGGTGTTCGCCACGGCCAAGGGCAATATCCGCCGCAACAGCATGGACGCCTTTGCCAATATTCCCTCCAACGGCAAATTCGCCATGCGCTTTGAAGAAGGCGACGATGATCGCCTGATCGGCGTGGCGCTGCTCTCGCAGGATGACGACGTGCTGTTGGCAAGCCGTCAGGGCAAGGCGATCCGCTTTGCCGCCGATGAAGTGCGCGAGTTCACCAGCCGCACCTCGACCGGCGTGCGCGGCATGCTGCTCAAGGGCGACGATGAAGTGATCTCGCTCTCCATCCTGCATCGCGTTGGCACCAGCAGCGAGGAACGCGAGGATTACCTGAAATTCGCGCCGTGGAAGGGCGAGAAGGAAGGCGAACCCTCGATTTCGGCCGAGCGCATGGCCGAACTGGCTGCGCGTGAAGAGTTCATCCTCACCGTCTGCACCAATGGCTATGGCAAGCTGTCCTCGGCCTATGAATACCGCCGGACCGGGCGCGGTGGTCAGGGCATCACCAATATCGACAACATCGCCCGCAACGGCGAAGTCGTGGCCAGCTTCCCCGCCGTTCAGGCTGACCAACTGATGCTGGTGACCGATCAGGCCAAGATGATCCGTCTGCCGCTTTCCTCGCTGCGCGTGATCGGGCGCGGGTCGGCGGGCGTGCGCCTGTTCAACGTGGCCGATAATGAGCATGTCGTTTCGGCCGTGCGTCTGGCCGAGAGCGAGGATGAGGGCGGCGAGGACATCGCGCCGGAAGAGGCGGCGGGCGAATGA
- a CDS encoding DUF952 domain-containing protein: MSLPAFAHKVLTAPQMAQFLADGVFKGAPVDLADGYIHLSAEPQLAETIDKHFAGMGDLFIATVDLAALGDAVKWEVSRGGALFPHVYADLPLSAVVAHGALVRGADGSVVLPAA, from the coding sequence ATGAGCCTGCCCGCTTTTGCCCACAAAGTGCTGACCGCGCCGCAGATGGCGCAGTTCCTTGCCGATGGCGTGTTCAAGGGGGCGCCGGTGGATCTGGCCGATGGCTATATCCACCTCTCGGCCGAACCGCAGTTGGCCGAGACCATCGACAAGCATTTCGCCGGTATGGGCGATCTGTTTATCGCCACGGTCGATCTGGCGGCGCTGGGCGATGCGGTGAAGTGGGAAGTCTCACGCGGGGGTGCGCTGTTTCCGCATGTTTACGCGGATTTGCCGCTGTCGGCTGTGGTGGCGCATGGGGCGTTGGTGCGCGGGGCGGACGGTTCGGTGGTTTTGCCTGCGGCATAA
- the trmFO gene encoding methylenetetrahydrofolate--tRNA-(uracil(54)-C(5))-methyltransferase (FADH(2)-oxidizing) TrmFO: protein MTYDVHIIGGGLAGTEAAWQLGKRGFKVRLSEMRGTGERSPAHQGDGLAELVCSNSLRSDDDTANAVGLLHYEMRALDSLIMRAADKARVPAGSALAVDRDVFSDTIEAELTALPNLKLTRERIDTLPDAGLTIVATGPLTASSLAEKIGAATGADSLAFFDAIAPIVYAETVNMDIAWRAARWDKGAEASIALGSDGKDYINCPMNKAEYLAFREELLSGEKTVFKEWEANTPYFDGCMPIEVMAERGEDTLRFGPMKPVGLDDPRTGRWPYAVVQLRQDNKLGTLFNMVGFQTKLKYAEQTRVFRMIPGLENAEFARLGGLHRNTFLNSPTLLDRQLRLKSSPHIRFAGQITGCEGYVESASVGMLAGIMTACELSGRDWAEPPRTTALGALLAHITGDAEADTYQPMNINFGLFPPIVTEKKIKKPARKLVYTERAKGDLAPWVAGITA from the coding sequence ATGACATATGACGTACACATCATCGGCGGTGGCCTGGCGGGAACCGAGGCGGCATGGCAATTGGGCAAGCGCGGTTTCAAGGTGCGCCTTTCGGAAATGCGCGGAACTGGCGAGCGCAGCCCGGCGCATCAGGGCGATGGGCTGGCCGAACTGGTCTGTTCAAATTCGCTGCGCAGTGATGATGATACGGCCAACGCTGTGGGCCTGCTGCATTATGAGATGCGCGCGCTCGACAGTCTCATCATGCGGGCGGCGGACAAGGCGAGAGTTCCGGCCGGGTCGGCTCTGGCCGTGGACCGCGATGTGTTCAGCGACACAATTGAGGCCGAACTGACCGCGCTGCCCAACCTGAAGCTGACGCGCGAGCGGATTGATACGCTACCCGATGCGGGGCTGACGATTGTGGCGACGGGGCCTTTGACCGCCTCGTCTTTGGCCGAAAAGATCGGCGCGGCGACGGGCGCGGACAGCCTCGCCTTCTTCGACGCGATCGCCCCCATCGTCTATGCCGAGACGGTCAACATGGACATCGCCTGGCGCGCTGCGCGCTGGGACAAGGGCGCCGAGGCCTCCATCGCGCTGGGCTCTGACGGCAAGGATTACATCAATTGCCCGATGAACAAGGCCGAATATCTGGCCTTTCGCGAGGAATTGCTCAGCGGCGAAAAGACCGTGTTCAAGGAATGGGAGGCCAACACCCCCTATTTCGACGGCTGCATGCCCATCGAGGTCATGGCCGAACGCGGCGAGGACACATTGCGCTTTGGCCCGATGAAGCCGGTGGGGCTGGACGATCCGCGCACGGGTCGATGGCCCTATGCGGTGGTGCAATTGCGGCAGGACAACAAGCTGGGCACGCTCTTCAACATGGTCGGCTTTCAGACCAAGCTGAAATATGCCGAGCAGACTCGCGTGTTCCGCATGATTCCGGGGCTGGAAAATGCCGAATTTGCGCGGCTGGGCGGCCTTCACCGCAACACTTTCCTCAATTCGCCCACGCTGCTGGACCGCCAGCTCCGTCTTAAATCCTCGCCCCATATCCGCTTTGCCGGGCAAATCACCGGCTGCGAAGGCTATGTGGAAAGCGCCAGTGTCGGTATGCTGGCGGGCATCATGACGGCCTGCGAACTGTCGGGCCGCGATTGGGCCGAGCCGCCGCGCACCACGGCGCTGGGCGCGCTGCTGGCTCATATCACCGGCGATGCCGAGGCCGACACCTATCAGCCAATGAACATCAATTTCGGCCTGTTCCCGCCCATCGTGACCGAAAAGAAGATCAAGAAGCCCGCGCGCAAACTGGTCTATACCGAGCGGGCCAAGGGCGACCTTGCCCCCTGGGTGGCCGGAATTACGGCTTAA
- a CDS encoding EF-hand domain-containing protein — MGRLVVGAVSALVLVGAGFFWWQGRASLERAAPLPVASGPPSDGFIDLPDPDPHGRGPALPNAVKKMMSKEDRRFNRYDRNRDGSINRNEMLSTRVKAFQKLDLNHDNLLSFEEWAVKTSNRFKEIDRNGDGIVSRAELNAYYAAQDAKKAERDKAKADCACGKAGPKTRPAPDDDDPD, encoded by the coding sequence ATGGGGCGGTTGGTGGTCGGCGCGGTTTCGGCGCTGGTTTTGGTGGGCGCCGGGTTCTTCTGGTGGCAGGGTCGCGCCAGTCTGGAGCGCGCCGCACCTTTGCCGGTCGCGTCCGGGCCGCCCAGCGATGGGTTCATCGATTTGCCCGACCCCGATCCGCATGGACGCGGCCCCGCCTTGCCCAATGCGGTCAAGAAAATGATGTCCAAGGAGGACCGGCGCTTCAACCGCTATGACCGCAACCGCGACGGCTCGATCAACCGCAACGAGATGCTGTCAACCCGTGTGAAGGCGTTCCAGAAGCTGGACCTCAACCACGACAATCTGCTCAGCTTTGAGGAATGGGCGGTCAAGACCTCAAACCGTTTCAAGGAGATCGACCGCAATGGCGACGGCATCGTCAGCCGGGCGGAACTGAACGCCTATTACGCGGCGCAGGATGCCAAGAAGGCCGAACGCGACAAGGCCAAGGCCGATTGCGCATGCGGCAAGGCGGGCCCCAAGACCCGCCCTGCGCCCGACGATGACGACCCCGATTAA
- a CDS encoding AHH domain-containing protein, translating to MPSTLTSIVATVPPVAGGGAIPAVWSAFAEFRHRARRALPFRAVNQSDSADYDPALQRHHILPKQLLSQRCFGPMFDTIGRDQVGFDDFRSNGLLLPARDSAAIKMSLPMHRGPHRDYNALVMERVGQVEARWSGIRRKAPEVAMVEAVQRLTLLQKALRRRLLRPQTRPMMLNRYDPMQRHLDFTELDAMVDMLWPETQLLADLGL from the coding sequence ATGCCTAGCACGCTGACGAGTATCGTCGCCACAGTGCCGCCGGTTGCGGGGGGTGGCGCCATTCCTGCCGTTTGGTCGGCTTTTGCCGAATTTCGTCATCGGGCGCGCAGGGCTTTACCATTTCGCGCGGTTAACCAATCGGATAGCGCGGATTACGATCCCGCGTTGCAGCGTCATCATATTTTGCCCAAACAATTGCTTTCGCAACGGTGCTTTGGGCCGATGTTTGATACGATAGGCCGTGATCAGGTGGGGTTCGATGATTTTCGCAGCAATGGTCTGCTGCTGCCCGCACGCGATTCGGCCGCGATCAAAATGTCGCTGCCCATGCATCGCGGACCGCACCGCGATTACAACGCTCTGGTAATGGAGCGGGTGGGACAGGTCGAGGCGCGCTGGTCGGGCATTCGCCGCAAAGCGCCGGAGGTGGCGATGGTGGAGGCGGTCCAGCGCCTTACCTTGCTGCAAAAGGCTCTGCGCCGCCGTCTGCTGCGCCCGCAAACCCGGCCGATGATGCTGAACCGCTACGACCCGATGCAGCGCCACCTCGATTTTACGGAATTGGATGCGATGGTCGACATGCTCTGGCCCGAGACACAGTTGTTGGCCGATCTGGGGCTGTAA
- the recJ gene encoding single-stranded-DNA-specific exonuclease RecJ, which produces MDMAQNASGGLNDDIVTQLLLARGVPREDLPRHRAPTLRAFLPDPAEFRDMELAATRMADALERREAITIYGDYDVDGATSAALLIRLIRMLGHDARHYIPDRLLEGYGPTGEALVRLGAEGAQLIVTVDCGAMAHEALAMAADAGVEVIVVDHHKCSAQLPQALALVNPNRLDESDIGAAHGHLAAVGVAFLLSVALVRVLRGRGWFAGRAEPDLFALLDLVALGTVADVAALHGLNRALVAQGLKVMARRENIGMAALIDASRLNRAPTATDLGFALGPRVNAGGRVGEATLGVRLLTTQDAEEAREIAAQLSRLNEERRAIEMAVQEAAEAQVERQGNRSVMVLSGKGWHPGVIGIVAGRIKEKTGKPTLVIALDDDGVGKGSGRSISGVDLGAAVIGARELGYLVAGGGHAMAAGLTVAADRLEAFADWLDDRLAGDVGRAQGAQSLLLDLAVAPRGLQPELVELLESAGPYGMGWPGPRVAVGPVRVVKADVVGADHLRMIVRGEDGASFKAMAFRSAQTEMGQTLIHGDHGRKLWLAGRARIDDWGPRRAAELHIDDAAWAD; this is translated from the coding sequence ATGGACATGGCGCAAAACGCCTCTGGCGGGCTGAACGACGATATCGTCACGCAACTGCTTTTGGCGCGCGGGGTTCCCCGCGAAGATCTGCCCCGCCACCGCGCTCCGACGCTGCGTGCCTTCCTCCCCGATCCCGCCGAATTCCGAGATATGGAATTGGCCGCGACGCGTATGGCCGATGCTTTGGAGCGGCGGGAAGCGATCACCATATACGGCGATTATGACGTTGATGGGGCAACCAGCGCGGCTTTGCTGATCCGGCTGATCCGCATGCTGGGCCATGATGCGCGCCATTACATCCCCGACCGCCTGCTCGAAGGCTATGGCCCAACGGGTGAAGCGCTGGTGCGCTTGGGCGCCGAGGGGGCGCAGTTGATTGTGACCGTCGATTGCGGAGCGATGGCGCATGAGGCGCTGGCCATGGCCGCCGACGCCGGGGTCGAGGTGATCGTGGTCGATCATCACAAATGCAGCGCGCAATTGCCGCAGGCGCTGGCGCTGGTAAACCCCAACCGATTGGATGAGAGCGACATTGGCGCGGCGCATGGCCATCTGGCGGCGGTCGGCGTGGCGTTCTTGCTGAGCGTGGCGCTGGTGCGGGTGCTGCGTGGCCGGGGCTGGTTTGCCGGGCGGGCCGAGCCGGATCTGTTCGCCCTGCTCGATCTGGTGGCGCTGGGCACGGTGGCCGATGTCGCCGCGCTCCATGGGCTGAACCGGGCGCTGGTGGCCCAGGGGTTGAAGGTCATGGCGCGGCGGGAGAATATCGGCATGGCCGCGCTGATTGATGCAAGCCGGTTGAACCGCGCCCCCACGGCCACCGATCTGGGCTTTGCGCTGGGGCCGCGGGTCAATGCGGGCGGGCGCGTGGGCGAAGCGACGCTGGGCGTGCGCCTGCTGACCACGCAGGACGCCGAGGAGGCGCGCGAGATTGCGGCGCAATTGTCGCGGTTGAATGAAGAGCGCCGCGCCATCGAAATGGCCGTCCAGGAGGCCGCCGAGGCGCAGGTGGAGCGGCAGGGCAATCGCAGCGTGATGGTCCTGTCGGGCAAGGGATGGCACCCGGGCGTGATCGGCATCGTGGCGGGGCGGATCAAGGAAAAGACCGGCAAGCCGACGCTGGTGATCGCGCTCGACGATGATGGTGTGGGCAAAGGTTCGGGGCGTTCGATTTCGGGCGTCGATCTGGGCGCGGCGGTCATTGGCGCGCGCGAACTGGGCTATCTGGTGGCGGGGGGCGGCCATGCGATGGCGGCGGGCCTGACTGTGGCTGCCGACCGGCTGGAGGCTTTTGCCGATTGGCTGGACGACCGTCTGGCGGGCGATGTCGGGCGGGCGCAGGGGGCGCAATCGCTGCTGCTCGATCTGGCCGTGGCGCCGCGCGGATTGCAGCCCGAACTGGTCGAATTGCTGGAGAGCGCGGGCCCCTATGGCATGGGCTGGCCGGGGCCGCGTGTGGCCGTGGGGCCGGTGCGCGTGGTCAAGGCCGATGTGGTGGGCGCGGACCATCTGCGCATGATCGTGCGCGGCGAAGACGGCGCCAGTTTCAAGGCGATGGCCTTTCGCAGCGCCCAGACCGAGATGGGCCAGACGCTGATCCACGGCGACCATGGGCGCAAGCTGTGGCTGGCCGGGCGCGCACGAATCGATGATTGGGGACCGCGCCGGGCGGCCGAACTGCATATCGATGATGCGGCATGGGCGGACTAG
- a CDS encoding sensor histidine kinase, with protein MRDSKLPWPAIILEFLTLLLLYLDGVGLLMVALTGAFWTFSLLAVWWWCSDQAEPDAPREIEGNARQQQLEQGHMVRRALIAALEGTGAPMMLVDRARIIDANAAARAALGEHILGQDPRIALRHPDAIRLLDSADDETATASIRGLTRSGSLWQLTRRPVYPGLWVIEARDRTAEADISRAHTDFVANASHELRTPLSSVIGYVETISESVGTMDGAVMQRFLGTVLREARRMQALLNDLMSLSQLEAEKHDAPTSQIDLTPLAARVVGEFAPPPGNPARVEFVRPDEPFEVAGDVKQIEQVLRNLIDNALKYGDADQPVTVALTHAPRGMAEFLVTDRGAGISADHLPHLTRRFYRTDPGRSRAAGGTGLGLAIVKHVVERHRGKLDITSKVGVGTKVSVRLPLIPAKEQKVTSPS; from the coding sequence ATGCGCGACAGCAAGCTACCCTGGCCTGCCATCATCCTCGAATTCCTGACGCTTTTGCTGCTCTATCTCGATGGAGTCGGCCTGCTGATGGTGGCTCTGACCGGGGCGTTCTGGACCTTTTCGCTGCTGGCCGTGTGGTGGTGGTGCAGCGATCAGGCCGAACCCGACGCCCCGCGCGAAATCGAGGGCAATGCCCGCCAGCAGCAATTGGAGCAGGGCCATATGGTGCGCCGCGCGCTGATTGCCGCGCTGGAGGGCACGGGGGCGCCGATGATGCTGGTGGACCGGGCGCGAATCATCGACGCCAATGCGGCGGCGCGCGCGGCTCTTGGCGAACATATTCTGGGTCAGGACCCGCGCATCGCGCTGCGCCACCCCGATGCGATCCGCCTGCTCGACAGCGCCGATGATGAAACCGCCACCGCCAGCATCCGCGGCCTGACCCGCAGCGGCAGCCTGTGGCAATTGACGCGCCGCCCGGTCTATCCCGGCCTCTGGGTGATCGAGGCGCGCGACCGCACCGCCGAGGCCGACATCAGCCGCGCCCACACCGATTTCGTCGCCAATGCCAGCCACGAATTGCGCACCCCCCTCTCCTCGGTCATCGGCTATGTCGAGACGATCAGCGAGAGCGTGGGTACGATGGATGGCGCGGTGATGCAGCGCTTCCTCGGCACGGTCCTGCGTGAGGCGCGACGGATGCAGGCGCTGCTCAACGATCTGATGTCTTTGTCTCAGCTTGAGGCCGAAAAGCATGACGCGCCGACTTCGCAGATTGATCTGACGCCGCTGGCCGCGCGGGTGGTGGGCGAATTCGCGCCGCCGCCGGGCAATCCGGCCCGCGTTGAATTTGTCCGGCCCGACGAGCCCTTCGAAGTGGCCGGCGATGTGAAGCAGATCGAGCAGGTTTTGCGCAACCTCATCGACAATGCGCTGAAATATGGCGACGCGGACCAACCGGTGACGGTCGCGCTGACCCACGCGCCGCGTGGCATGGCCGAATTTCTGGTCACCGACCGGGGTGCGGGCATTTCGGCGGATCATCTGCCCCATCTGACGCGGCGCTTTTATCGCACCGATCCGGGCCGTAGCCGTGCGGCGGGCGGCACTGGGCTTGGCCTTGCGATTGTCAAACATGTGGTCGAACGCCATCGCGGCAAACTCGACATCACCAGCAAGGTCGGCGTGGGCACGAAGGTTTCGGTGCGCCTCCCGCTGATCCCCGCCAAAGAGCAAAAAGTCACAAGTCCGTCATAG
- the phoU gene encoding phosphate signaling complex protein PhoU — MAEHTVKAFDEEITTLRGLIAEMGGLAELAIGEAVEALTKRSQELAAQVIERDKKIDRLEAEVDRLAVKIIALRAPMADDLREVLAALKIAGILERIGDYAKNIAKRVSRIEGRLNSEPLTLIPAMAEIAGEMVHDVLTAFAARDPALAVDVIERDARVDAFYDSIFRNMVSFMMENPSTITSAAHLLFIARNIERIGDHATNIAEQVYYAATAEYVVDRLERPEN; from the coding sequence GTGGCAGAACATACGGTCAAGGCCTTTGACGAGGAAATCACCACGCTGCGTGGGCTGATCGCCGAAATGGGCGGTCTGGCCGAACTGGCGATCGGCGAGGCCGTAGAGGCGCTGACCAAGCGCTCGCAGGAACTGGCCGCGCAGGTGATCGAGCGCGACAAGAAGATCGACCGGCTTGAGGCCGAGGTTGACCGGCTCGCGGTCAAGATCATCGCCCTGCGCGCCCCGATGGCGGACGATCTGCGCGAGGTTCTGGCCGCGCTCAAGATCGCGGGCATTCTCGAACGCATCGGCGATTATGCCAAGAATATCGCCAAGCGTGTGTCGCGGATCGAAGGGCGCTTGAACTCCGAACCGCTGACGCTGATCCCGGCGATGGCGGAAATCGCGGGCGAGATGGTGCATGACGTGCTGACGGCCTTTGCCGCGCGCGATCCGGCGCTGGCGGTGGATGTGATCGAGCGCGATGCGCGGGTCGATGCGTTTTATGACAGCATTTTCCGCAACATGGTTTCGTTCATGATGGAAAACCCATCCACCATCACCTCGGCCGCGCATCTGCTGTTCATCGCGCGCAACATTGAACGCATCGGCGACCACGCCACCAATATTGCCGAACAGGTCTATTACGCGGCCACAGCCGAATATGTGGTCGACCGGCTGGAACGGCCGGAAAACTGA